In Methanocaldococcus lauensis, a single genomic region encodes these proteins:
- a CDS encoding ABC transporter ATP-binding protein: MSTAVKVKNLTKKYGDFKALDNVSFEAKKGEILGIVGKSGAGKTTLIKILRGSLDYDEGEVEILGRKDNFKEVTAIHLQRNFALWAEPVINNIIRKLYAIRNKSDEQLPMEEEWEEYEKDALEILKLVGLEHKKDAFANILSGGEKQRLILGRQIAKIYEKGEGVLLLDEPATMACPASKQKLLDVIKNIRDKLNVTVIITSHLPEVHRYLCDRLILLEDGKVKKIGDVETVLNEFLKEMKPPYIRTPKIKDNDIIKVENVSKRYYVIHGGETLNLKNISFNVKEGEIVSIIGPSGVGKTVIMRLMAGLELPDEGRIIVDGVDITKYGWERINLRKRIGIMHQEFSLPYYQTVENLLKYRLGLKGEKAIAYAKVKAEELGISPKIVDAIYQLIDVPEAERVSKLQKMGLTEDIIYKLFPPIVEDFKPDEILEALDLGKDILKKKVSELSGGQKVRVAMALQLITKPKILFLDEPFGDLDPITLRDVANYLKKINEKFGTTIVLVSHCVDFIKEISDRAILLDNNKLVMEGKPEKVCEEFIKRSNVKFLQP; encoded by the coding sequence ATGAGCACAGCAGTAAAGGTAAAAAATTTAACAAAAAAATATGGGGATTTTAAAGCATTAGATAATGTCTCTTTTGAAGCAAAAAAGGGAGAGATTTTAGGAATTGTTGGAAAAAGTGGAGCAGGAAAAACTACTCTAATAAAAATTTTAAGAGGTTCCTTAGATTACGATGAAGGGGAAGTGGAAATATTGGGTAGAAAAGATAACTTTAAAGAGGTAACTGCTATTCATTTACAGAGAAATTTTGCACTATGGGCAGAGCCAGTAATTAATAACATCATAAGAAAACTTTACGCCATAAGAAACAAATCTGATGAGCAACTACCAATGGAAGAGGAATGGGAAGAGTATGAAAAAGATGCCTTAGAGATATTAAAATTAGTTGGTTTAGAACATAAAAAGGATGCTTTTGCAAACATACTAAGTGGTGGTGAAAAACAAAGGCTAATATTAGGTAGGCAGATAGCTAAAATTTATGAAAAGGGAGAGGGAGTTTTATTATTGGATGAACCAGCAACAATGGCTTGTCCAGCATCTAAGCAGAAACTATTAGATGTAATTAAAAACATTAGAGATAAGTTAAATGTAACTGTGATTATAACCTCCCATTTGCCAGAAGTGCATAGATATCTTTGTGATAGATTGATATTATTGGAAGATGGAAAAGTAAAAAAAATTGGAGATGTTGAAACCGTCTTAAATGAGTTTTTGAAAGAAATGAAGCCACCTTATATAAGAACTCCTAAAATAAAGGATAATGATATAATAAAAGTTGAAAATGTCTCTAAGAGATACTATGTTATTCATGGAGGAGAAACATTAAACTTAAAAAATATCTCCTTCAATGTTAAAGAAGGGGAAATAGTGTCTATTATTGGACCAAGTGGTGTTGGAAAAACTGTAATTATGAGATTGATGGCTGGCTTAGAATTACCAGATGAAGGGAGAATTATTGTTGATGGAGTTGATATAACCAAATATGGATGGGAAAGAATAAATCTTAGAAAAAGAATAGGAATTATGCATCAAGAGTTCTCTCTACCATATTATCAAACAGTTGAAAATTTATTAAAATATAGATTGGGATTAAAAGGAGAAAAGGCAATTGCATATGCAAAAGTAAAGGCTGAAGAACTTGGCATTTCCCCAAAGATTGTAGATGCAATTTATCAATTAATTGATGTCCCAGAGGCAGAGAGAGTTTCAAAACTTCAAAAGATGGGTTTAACAGAAGATATAATTTATAAACTATTCCCACCAATTGTTGAAGATTTTAAGCCAGATGAAATTTTAGAGGCGTTAGATTTAGGTAAGGACATTTTAAAGAAAAAAGTTTCTGAACTTAGTGGAGGGCAAAAGGTTAGAGTGGCTATGGCTTTACAGTTAATAACTAAGCCAAAGATTTTATTCTTAGATGAGCCTTTTGGAGATTTAGATCCAATAACATTAAGAGATGTTGCAAACTATTTAAAGAAAATAAATGAGAAATTTGGCACAACAATAGTTTTAGTCTCCCACTGTGTAGATTTTATTAAAGAGATTAGTGATAGAGCAATACTCTTAGATAATAATAAATTAGTTATGGAAGGAAAACCTGAAAAGGTTTGTGAGGAATTTATAAAAAGAAGTAATGTAAAGTTCCTTCAGCCATAG
- a CDS encoding P-II family nitrogen regulator — translation MKKIEAVIRPEKLEIVKKALSENGFLGMTVTEVKGRGVQGGIVERYRGREYIVDLLQKVKIELVVKDDDVEKVIDIICENARTGNPGDGKIFVIPVEDVVRVRTGERGENAL, via the coding sequence ATGAAAAAGATAGAAGCAGTAATTAGGCCAGAGAAATTAGAGATAGTAAAAAAGGCGTTATCAGAAAATGGATTTTTAGGGATGACAGTTACAGAGGTTAAAGGAAGAGGAGTTCAAGGAGGTATAGTTGAGAGATACAGAGGAAGGGAGTATATAGTAGATTTATTACAAAAAGTAAAAATTGAATTAGTTGTAAAAGACGATGATGTTGAGAAAGTTATTGATATTATATGTGAAAATGCAAGAACTGGTAACCCCGGAGATGGTAAAATCTTCGTAATCCCTGTCGAAGATGTCGTTAGAGTTAGAACCGGCGAAAGAGGTGAAAATGCTTTATAA
- the amt gene encoding ammonium transporter, whose protein sequence is MNGVDVFFFMWAASLIFFMKAGFIALEIGQFRSKNVAYHCVLKLLDLAAVFIAYLLIGYGISYGLENIMPLITGNFDAELGAWFLKMAMFAAAAVTIITGGVAERIKILPYFIGALLVAGILYPIVEHLVWGGGFASLGINFHDYAGSGAVHLFGGLVGLMAAYVLGPRIGKYINGKPQAIPGHNIPLAVLGAFILAFGWYGFNIGSAVGVSNGVELASVGIATTMALAGGIIGGALSSKNDPLYTANGMCAGLVAVCSGVNLFTPIGAFIVGLLAGLQQPFTFKFIEEKLKIDDVCAIGPVHAMSGFIGVICAGIPFLLKSGANVSLLGQIIGAITIAIIAVVGGFIIYKGLDMTIGLRVPENVEKTGLDEAVLQVRAYSEE, encoded by the coding sequence ATGAATGGTGTTGATGTGTTCTTCTTTATGTGGGCGGCATCGTTGATATTTTTTATGAAAGCAGGGTTTATAGCATTAGAGATTGGGCAATTTAGATCTAAAAATGTTGCGTATCATTGTGTTTTAAAATTGTTAGACTTAGCGGCTGTATTTATTGCATATCTTTTAATTGGATATGGAATTTCTTATGGTTTAGAAAATATAATGCCTCTAATTACAGGGAATTTTGATGCTGAGTTAGGAGCTTGGTTTCTAAAAATGGCAATGTTTGCCGCTGCGGCGGTTACAATTATAACTGGTGGTGTTGCTGAAAGAATAAAAATTCTTCCATATTTTATTGGAGCATTGTTAGTTGCTGGAATTCTATATCCAATTGTTGAACACTTAGTTTGGGGAGGTGGCTTTGCAAGTTTAGGAATAAACTTCCATGACTATGCTGGAAGTGGAGCAGTTCATTTATTTGGAGGATTAGTTGGTTTAATGGCAGCATATGTTTTAGGACCAAGAATTGGAAAATACATTAATGGAAAACCTCAGGCAATTCCTGGGCATAATATACCCTTAGCAGTTTTAGGAGCTTTTATTTTAGCGTTTGGATGGTATGGATTTAACATAGGAAGTGCTGTAGGAGTTAGTAATGGTGTAGAGTTAGCGAGTGTAGGGATTGCTACAACGATGGCTCTTGCAGGGGGTATAATTGGAGGAGCCTTAAGTTCAAAAAACGACCCATTATATACAGCAAACGGTATGTGTGCTGGTTTAGTGGCAGTTTGTAGTGGTGTTAATTTATTTACACCAATAGGAGCATTTATAGTTGGTTTGTTGGCAGGATTACAACAGCCATTTACATTTAAATTCATAGAGGAAAAATTAAAAATAGATGATGTCTGTGCAATTGGTCCAGTTCATGCTATGAGTGGTTTTATTGGAGTTATTTGTGCAGGGATTCCATTCCTATTAAAATCTGGAGCAAATGTTTCATTATTGGGACAGATAATTGGGGCAATTACTATTGCAATAATAGCAGTTGTTGGAGGATTCATAATTTATAAAGGATTAGATATGACAATTGGTTTAAGAGTTCCAGAGAATGTTGAGAAAACAGGTTTAGATGAAGCAGTATTACAAGTAAGGGCTTACTCAGAAGAGTAA
- a CDS encoding cation:proton antiporter yields MELMMAIGYLGLALALGALVAKVSEKLKIPDIPLLLLLGLILGPFLQIIPSESAMEIFEYAGPIGLIFILLGGAFTMRVSLLKKVIHTVIRLDTITFLITLVISGLIFNMVLNLPYTSPVGYLFGAICSPTDPATLIPVFSRVKTNPEIAITLEAESIFNDPLGIVSASVVLGLLGVSSTIKNPVIDILSLSVGAIIIGLLLGKIYEKIIVHCNFHEYVAPLVLGGAMIILYIGDELLPTIIGYGFSGYMAIAIMALYLGDVLFRRKIFESYENIVRFCDDLSLLARIFIFVFLGACVELSMFKNYLIPGLLVALGSIFLARPLGVFVGLIGTKHSIKEKLYFALEGPRGVVPAALAATVGVEILKNADKIPKEITKYITPIDIAGTILIGTFLTILLSVIIEASWAEILALKLIGNYKSKGENL; encoded by the coding sequence ATGGAACTTATGATGGCTATAGGTTATTTAGGGTTAGCATTAGCATTAGGGGCTTTAGTAGCAAAAGTTTCTGAAAAGTTAAAAATCCCAGATATACCGTTATTACTGTTATTAGGTTTAATTCTAGGACCCTTTTTGCAAATAATTCCTTCTGAATCTGCTATGGAGATTTTTGAATATGCTGGACCAATAGGATTAATATTTATTTTGTTAGGAGGAGCCTTTACAATGAGAGTTTCTTTACTTAAAAAAGTAATACATACAGTTATTCGTTTAGATACTATAACTTTTTTAATTACTCTGGTTATTTCAGGGTTAATATTTAATATGGTTTTAAATCTTCCTTACACATCGCCAGTAGGATATTTATTTGGAGCTATATGTTCTCCAACAGATCCAGCCACACTAATTCCAGTATTTTCAAGAGTAAAAACGAACCCTGAAATTGCTATAACCTTAGAGGCAGAGAGTATATTTAACGACCCCTTAGGAATTGTTTCTGCAAGTGTTGTCTTAGGATTACTTGGAGTTTCATCAACTATAAAAAATCCAGTAATTGATATATTATCCTTATCTGTTGGAGCAATTATCATCGGATTACTGTTAGGTAAAATATACGAAAAAATTATTGTGCATTGTAATTTTCACGAATATGTAGCCCCATTAGTTCTTGGTGGGGCTATGATTATTTTATATATTGGAGATGAACTATTACCAACTATTATTGGCTATGGATTTAGTGGATATATGGCTATTGCAATAATGGCTCTATATTTAGGAGATGTTTTATTTAGAAGGAAGATATTTGAAAGTTATGAGAATATAGTAAGATTTTGCGACGATTTATCTTTATTAGCAAGAATATTTATATTTGTATTCTTAGGAGCGTGTGTTGAATTAAGTATGTTTAAAAACTATTTAATTCCAGGTTTGTTGGTTGCCTTAGGTTCTATATTCTTAGCAAGACCACTGGGAGTTTTTGTTGGGTTGATAGGAACAAAACATTCGATTAAAGAAAAGTTATACTTTGCCTTAGAGGGGCCAAGAGGTGTAGTTCCAGCGGCATTGGCGGCAACTGTTGGAGTGGAAATTTTAAAAAATGCAGATAAGATTCCAAAGGAGATAACTAAGTATATAACTCCAATAGATATTGCTGGAACTATACTAATTGGAACTTTTTTAACAATACTGTTGAGTGTTATAATAGAGGCATCTTGGGCAGAGATATTGGCTTTAAAGTTAATTGGTAACTATAAATCAAAAGGTGAAAATTTATGA
- the ribK gene encoding CTP-dependent riboflavin kinase: MILEGKVVSGFGEGKYFLSIPQYKESFKKILNFEPYEGTLNLKIDNEFEINKFKYIETEDFEYNGKKFFGVKILPVTILINNEKIYGAIVCPKKTHHSKDIIEIVAPINLRKKFNLKDGDSVKILIKGDEDE, encoded by the coding sequence ATGATTTTAGAGGGTAAAGTTGTCTCTGGATTTGGAGAGGGAAAATATTTTTTGTCAATTCCTCAATATAAAGAATCTTTTAAAAAAATTTTAAACTTTGAACCTTACGAGGGGACATTAAATTTAAAAATAGACAATGAGTTTGAGATAAACAAATTTAAATACATTGAGACTGAGGATTTTGAATATAATGGTAAAAAGTTTTTTGGAGTTAAAATTTTGCCAGTAACTATATTAATAAATAATGAAAAAATATATGGAGCAATTGTATGTCCAAAAAAAACACATCATAGTAAAGATATTATAGAAATTGTTGCTCCAATAAACCTAAGAAAAAAATTTAATTTAAAAGATGGAGACTCTGTAAAAATATTAATCAAGGGAGATGAAGATGAATAA
- the ribB gene encoding 3,4-dihydroxy-2-butanone-4-phosphate synthase, producing MNNVEKALNALKKGEFILVYDSDDREGETDLVVASQFITPEHIKRMRKDAGGLICTAIHPDICNKLGIPFMVDILEFASQKFKVLKELYPNDIPYDEKSSFSITINHRKTFTGITDKDRAFTIKKLTELVKDNRYNDFGKEFRSPGHVILLRASEGLVKNRRGHTEMTVALAEMANLIPITTICEMLGDDGEAMSKNETKKYAEKHNLVYLSGEDIINYYLEKYLKNI from the coding sequence ATGAATAATGTAGAAAAAGCATTAAATGCCTTAAAAAAAGGAGAATTTATTTTAGTTTATGATTCAGATGATAGAGAAGGAGAGACAGATTTAGTTGTTGCTTCTCAATTCATAACACCAGAACATATAAAAAGGATGAGAAAGGATGCTGGAGGTTTAATTTGCACTGCTATACATCCAGATATATGTAACAAGTTAGGAATTCCATTTATGGTCGATATTTTAGAGTTTGCCTCTCAAAAATTTAAAGTTTTGAAAGAGTTATATCCAAACGATATTCCTTATGATGAAAAATCGTCGTTTTCAATCACTATAAACCATAGAAAAACATTTACTGGAATTACTGACAAAGATAGGGCATTTACTATAAAAAAATTAACTGAATTAGTTAAAGATAATAGATATAATGATTTTGGTAAAGAATTTAGGAGTCCAGGGCATGTTATTTTGTTGAGAGCATCGGAAGGTTTAGTAAAAAATAGAAGAGGGCATACTGAGATGACTGTTGCCTTGGCAGAGATGGCTAATCTTATTCCTATAACAACGATATGTGAAATGTTGGGAGATGATGGAGAGGCAATGAGCAAAAATGAAACAAAAAAATACGCTGAAAAGCATAATTTAGTTTATCTTAGTGGAGAAGATATAATTAATTATTACTTAGAAAAATATTTAAAGAACATATAA
- the gatA gene encoding Asp-tRNA(Asn)/Glu-tRNA(Gln) amidotransferase subunit GatA, producing the protein MIVERVEEYLDRIEKINKDINALIEVKPERVLEEAKKLEKDDKIKKKPLYGKIIAVKANINVKGYIISCASKTLENYIAPYDATVIQKIKENGGLIIGIANMDEFACGSSGETSYYGPTKNPRAEDRIPGGSSSGSAASVAADLCDMALGSDTGGSIRNPASHCGVVGFKPSYGVVSRYGLCDLAMSFDQIGPLTKTAKDALLLTNIIKGKDLKDTTTVETKPFEKIDIKGFKVGVVKEFMDVVDEKIRDKIEKGIEVFKDLGCEIVELSYKYVDLALPTYYLINYVEFFSSTRRYDGRRYGYRIEEVCGEEVLRRIMIGSMISQKEYSGKYYKNALKARNLMRNEMIKIMKDVDIIVGATVPKLPHKLGEKLTPMEMYSYDVLTVPANICGLCAGVVPCGEINGIPVGLQIQGKPFEDEKVLSAMIEFEDAIK; encoded by the coding sequence ATGATTGTTGAGAGAGTAGAGGAATATTTAGATAGAATAGAAAAAATTAACAAGGATATTAACGCATTAATAGAAGTAAAACCTGAAAGAGTTTTAGAAGAAGCAAAAAAATTGGAAAAAGATGATAAGATTAAGAAAAAGCCATTATATGGAAAAATTATTGCTGTTAAGGCAAACATAAATGTTAAGGGATATATTATATCTTGTGCGTCAAAGACATTAGAGAATTATATAGCCCCTTATGATGCCACAGTTATTCAAAAAATTAAAGAAAATGGTGGCTTAATAATTGGAATTGCTAATATGGACGAATTTGCCTGTGGTAGTAGTGGAGAAACTTCCTATTATGGCCCAACAAAAAACCCAAGAGCAGAGGATAGAATTCCAGGAGGAAGTTCTTCAGGAAGTGCCGCTTCTGTTGCCGCAGATTTATGTGATATGGCCTTAGGTAGTGACACTGGTGGAAGTATTAGGAATCCAGCATCTCACTGTGGAGTTGTTGGATTTAAGCCAAGTTATGGGGTTGTTAGTAGATACGGATTATGTGATTTGGCTATGAGTTTTGACCAAATAGGACCATTAACAAAAACAGCAAAAGATGCATTATTATTAACAAATATAATTAAAGGTAAGGATTTGAAGGATACTACAACAGTTGAAACTAAACCATTTGAAAAAATAGACATTAAGGGCTTTAAAGTAGGTGTTGTTAAGGAGTTTATGGATGTTGTTGATGAAAAAATAAGAGATAAAATAGAAAAAGGTATTGAAGTTTTTAAGGATTTAGGATGTGAAATTGTTGAGTTAAGTTACAAATATGTTGATTTGGCTTTGCCTACTTACTATTTAATAAATTATGTTGAGTTCTTCTCATCCACAAGAAGATATGATGGAAGAAGATATGGTTATAGAATAGAAGAGGTCTGTGGAGAAGAGGTTTTAAGAAGAATTATGATTGGTTCAATGATTAGTCAAAAAGAGTATAGTGGAAAATATTATAAAAATGCTTTAAAAGCAAGGAATTTAATGAGAAATGAGATGATTAAAATTATGAAAGATGTCGATATTATCGTAGGAGCAACAGTTCCTAAACTACCTCACAAGTTGGGAGAAAAATTAACTCCAATGGAAATGTATAGTTATGATGTATTAACAGTTCCAGCCAATATATGTGGTTTATGTGCGGGTGTAGTTCCTTGCGGAGAAATAAATGGAATTCCAGTTGGCTTACAGATTCAAGGAAAGCCATTTGAAGATGAAAAAGTTTTAAGTGCAATGATTGAGTTTGAAGATGCTATAAAATAA
- a CDS encoding replication factor A, producing MTDNYEQFKKLKKKVAKALGISEEELDRMIREKIEDYGGILLKDAALMMIAKEYGIGFEKESVEEFSIKDIEEGQINVEIVGVVTDVSDVKSFKRKDGSVGKYRRIMLADKTGSIRVTLWDDLTDIDIKVGDVIKIKRARARKWNNILELSSVPETKIEKLENYNGELPKIKESYKINELVPGITATFEGEVISSLPIKEFKRPDGSVGRLKSFIVKDETGSIRVTLWDDLTDIDVERGDYVRVRGYIRKGYYSGLECNANDVEILKKGEKIESKEVDIKDLINYENELVTVKGRIMAMGSKKSVDLNGDIVKVQEILLDNGTGRVKISFWGGKTVLLENVKEGDLVKITNCRVRTYYDREGNKRSELLATSDTKVIKDESIEAPEYKIKYCKIEDIYNREVDWNDINLIAYVVEDFGINELEFEDRKRKVRNLMLEDETGRIKLSLWDDLAELDIKEGDVIKVLHAYAKEKDEYIDLNISRFGRIIVNPEDVEISINRKFIADVKEGENVEIRGAIVKILSDTLFLYLCPNCKKRVEEIDGTYNCPICGDVTPEEILRLNFVVDDGTGTIVCRAYDRRVERLLKMKREELKNINMENVESELLGEEFVLYGNVRIDNDELVMIVKTVKDVDVEKEIKILEEME from the coding sequence ATGACAGATAACTACGAACAGTTTAAAAAACTTAAAAAGAAAGTAGCCAAAGCATTAGGAATTAGTGAAGAAGAATTGGATAGAATGATTAGAGAAAAAATTGAAGATTATGGAGGAATATTATTAAAAGATGCTGCTTTAATGATGATAGCTAAGGAATATGGAATAGGCTTTGAGAAAGAGAGTGTTGAGGAGTTTTCAATTAAAGACATTGAGGAAGGGCAAATAAATGTTGAGATTGTTGGAGTAGTTACAGATGTTTCAGATGTAAAAAGTTTCAAAAGAAAAGATGGAAGTGTTGGAAAGTATAGAAGGATAATGTTGGCTGATAAAACTGGGAGTATAAGGGTTACATTATGGGATGATTTAACAGATATTGATATTAAAGTAGGAGATGTTATAAAAATCAAAAGAGCGAGAGCGAGAAAATGGAATAACATATTGGAGTTAAGTTCTGTCCCAGAAACGAAGATTGAAAAGTTAGAAAACTATAATGGGGAGTTACCAAAAATTAAAGAATCATATAAAATTAATGAGTTAGTTCCTGGAATTACTGCAACATTTGAGGGAGAGGTTATTTCATCTCTACCAATCAAAGAATTTAAAAGACCTGATGGTAGTGTGGGAAGATTAAAGTCATTTATTGTTAAGGACGAAACTGGGAGTATAAGGGTTACATTATGGGATGATTTAACAGATATTGATGTTGAGAGAGGAGATTATGTTAGAGTTAGAGGATATATAAGGAAAGGATATTACAGTGGCTTAGAATGTAACGCCAATGATGTAGAAATACTAAAAAAAGGAGAAAAAATTGAAAGTAAAGAGGTAGATATTAAAGATTTAATTAACTATGAAAATGAGTTGGTTACAGTTAAAGGAAGAATTATGGCTATGGGTAGTAAAAAAAGCGTTGATTTAAATGGAGATATAGTGAAGGTTCAGGAAATTTTATTAGATAATGGAACTGGAAGAGTTAAAATATCTTTCTGGGGTGGAAAAACAGTACTATTAGAGAATGTAAAAGAAGGAGATTTAGTAAAAATAACTAATTGTAGAGTTAGGACATACTACGATAGAGAGGGAAATAAAAGATCTGAGTTGTTAGCAACATCTGACACTAAGGTTATTAAAGACGAAAGTATTGAGGCTCCTGAATATAAAATAAAGTATTGTAAAATTGAAGATATTTATAATAGAGAAGTTGATTGGAACGATATAAATTTAATCGCTTATGTAGTTGAAGATTTCGGAATTAATGAGTTAGAATTTGAGGATAGAAAGAGAAAAGTAAGAAATTTAATGTTGGAAGATGAAACTGGCAGAATAAAGTTAAGTTTATGGGATGATTTGGCTGAATTAGACATCAAAGAGGGAGATGTTATAAAGGTTTTACACGCTTACGCTAAAGAAAAAGATGAATATATTGATTTAAATATAAGTAGATTTGGAAGGATAATAGTAAATCCAGAAGATGTTGAAATTTCAATTAACAGAAAGTTTATTGCAGATGTTAAAGAAGGAGAAAATGTTGAAATTAGAGGAGCGATAGTAAAAATATTAAGTGACACTTTATTTTTATATCTATGTCCAAATTGTAAAAAGAGAGTTGAAGAAATTGATGGAACCTATAACTGCCCTATTTGTGGAGATGTAACTCCTGAAGAAATTTTAAGATTAAACTTTGTAGTTGATGACGGAACTGGAACTATAGTGTGTAGAGCATACGATAGAAGAGTGGAAAGATTGTTAAAAATGAAAAGAGAAGAATTAAAAAATATAAATATGGAAAATGTAGAGAGTGAGTTATTGGGAGAAGAGTTCGTTTTGTATGGAAATGTTAGGATTGATAATGATGAGTTAGTTATGATTGTTAAAACAGTTAAGGATGTAGATGTTGAGAAAGAAATAAAAATATTGGAAGAAATGGAATAA
- a CDS encoding TIGR00269 family protein — MKCDYCGNEAFYYQRYSNKHICKECFKKDIERRVKKVLGRKIIKNNVKIGIGISGGKDSLVMAHILKKLFKHIPNAKLICFFVDEGIKDFRETAKFYVEDFCKKNKLKLKIIKFKDEIGYTLDEIVKNNYLKELNIGKPCSFCGVVRRYLLNKYALKERCDYLAIGHNLDDFCQTIIMNYIEGNIKNIIQFGKEIDDDKFVKRIKPLKLIPEDEVKIYADINKIEYQKDPCPYSSISYRHKIKEIIKILEEEKPGIKFSILKGYEKLLKYIEFKEDIKKCKICSYPCSGEICKVCLWLKKLEQLNKINKN; from the coding sequence ATGAAATGTGACTATTGTGGTAATGAAGCATTTTATTACCAAAGATATTCAAATAAACATATATGCAAAGAATGCTTTAAAAAAGACATTGAGAGGAGAGTTAAAAAGGTTTTAGGGAGAAAGATAATTAAGAATAATGTAAAAATAGGAATTGGTATCAGTGGAGGGAAGGACAGTTTAGTTATGGCACATATACTAAAAAAGCTTTTTAAACACATCCCAAACGCTAAATTAATATGTTTTTTCGTTGATGAGGGAATAAAAGATTTTAGAGAGACTGCAAAATTTTATGTTGAAGATTTTTGTAAAAAGAATAAATTAAAGTTAAAAATTATAAAATTTAAAGATGAAATTGGCTATACATTAGATGAAATCGTAAAAAACAATTATTTAAAGGAATTAAATATTGGTAAGCCCTGCTCTTTTTGTGGGGTTGTGAGAAGATACTTATTAAATAAATATGCTTTAAAAGAAAGATGTGACTATTTAGCAATTGGACACAACTTAGATGACTTTTGCCAAACAATTATAATGAACTACATCGAAGGAAATATAAAAAATATTATACAATTTGGGAAAGAAATAGATGATGATAAATTTGTTAAAAGAATTAAGCCCTTAAAATTAATTCCTGAGGATGAAGTAAAAATTTATGCAGATATTAATAAAATAGAATATCAAAAAGATCCGTGTCCATATTCCTCAATCTCTTATAGACACAAAATTAAGGAGATTATTAAAATATTGGAGGAGGAAAAACCTGGAATTAAGTTTAGCATATTGAAAGGTTATGAGAAACTTTTAAAGTATATTGAATTTAAAGAAGATATTAAAAAGTGTAAAATTTGCAGTTATCCATGTAGTGGTGAGATTTGTAAAGTATGTTTATGGTTAAAGAAATTAGAACAATTAAATAAAATAAATAAAAATTAA